TAAAGAGAGGATCATGGAAGAGCGCGAAGCGGTGACCATGAAGATAAAGCGGCCGTCCGGCCCGCCGCAGTTAAAGGAGAAGAGGGACGAAGACGCCCCGCCCTTAAAGAAGCCCGCCTTCTCGCCGGCCGAAGCCATCAGGAAGAAGCTTATGCCGCAGCCCGAAAGGCCGGCGCCTGTCAGGGCGAAAGCGGCGGTAGAGGCAAGGCGTATCGACCCGTCCGGTTACAAACTTCCGGGGCTCGACATACTGGAGTCCCCTCCCCCCATAGAGAATAGGAAGATAAAGGAGGACTTCCAGGAGAACGCGACCATACTGGAAGAGACGCTGAGGGATTTTGACATAGAGGCGAAGGTCGTGAATTACAACAGGGGCCCGGTGATAACGCGGTATGAGCTAGAGCCTGCCCCGGGCGTCAAGATACACCGCATCACATCGCTCGGAGATAATATAGCCCTTGCTATGAAGGCGCAGAGCGTCAGGATAGTGGCCCCGATACCCGGAAAGGGGACGATAGGCGTGGAGGTGCCGAATTCCGCGAGCACCCTGGTATACCTGAAAGAGATACTCGATTCGAAAGAGTACCGGGATTCGGCCTCGAAATTGAAGCTGGGCCTCGGTAAAGATATAGCGGGGACCCCGGTCATAGCCGATCTTTCCACAATGCCGCACCTCCTGATAGCTGGCGCAACCGGGTCCGGTAAGACCGTATGCGTCAATGCGCTCATAACGAGCATACTCTATAATTCGACCCCGGACGAAGTGAAGTTCATAATGATAGACCCAAAGAGGGTCGAGCTCGCGGTATTTAACGATCTCCCCCACCTCCTTGCGCCCGTCGTGACCGACTCGAAGAAGGTGGCAAGCGTCCTGGAATGGCTCGTGGGCGAGATGGAAGGAAGGTATGAGCTCTTTGCAAAGATGACAGTCCGTAATATAGACCTTTATAATGAGAAGATGGCAAAATCCGCCGGCGCGTCGTCCGCAGAAGACGCGATGAAGAAACTGCCGTACATAGTGGTCATCATAGACGAGCTTGCCGATCTCATGATGATAGCGCGGCAGGACGTCGAAGGCGCGATCACGCGCCTCGCCCAGCTTTCCAGGGCCGTCGGGATACACATCATACTGGCGACACAGCGCCCGTCCGTTGACGTCATCACCGGCGTCATCAAGGCGAACTTTCCTGCGCGCATCTCGTTCAAGGTGGCCTCAAAAGTCGATTCGCGCACCGTCCTCGATATGAACGGCGCCGATAAACTGCTGGGAAGGGGCGATATGCTCTTTGTGGAGCCGGGGGCATCGAAGCCGGTGAGGGCGCAGTGCAGCCTGATCCAGGACAGGGAGATAGAGCGGATCACCGCCTTTATAAAATCACAGCGCGGGCCGTCTTACGCGGAGGGCATTCTGGAGAATGAGAAGAAGGGTTCGTTCAAGAAATTCGATAAGGATGAGGTGTATGAAGAGGCGGTGAAGCTCATCCTGGAGACGCGGCAGGCATCGGTCTCTGTCCTGCAGCGGCGGCTGGGGCTCGGCTACACGCGCGCGGCCCGGCTGATCGATATGATGGAAGACGAAGGCATAGTGGGCCCGTATCAGGGGTCCAAGCCCCGGGATATACTTATAAGTATAGAGGAGTACCAGACGAAAAGTGGCGGATGAAATAGGGACTTCAAAGAGATCGATGACGACCCTGGGTGAGCGGCTTAAAGGCGCACGGGAGAAGAGAGAGCTCACGATAGACCAGGTCCACAAACAGACGCATATCCATTCCACGGTCCTGAGGGCCCTCGAGGAAGGGCGCTGTGACGATATACTCACACCCACCTATGTGAGGAGCTTCCTGAAGAAGTATGCCCACCACGTAGGAGTGGATGTAAAATGGGTCCTCGACGAATACGACCTTATAAATTCCGCAAAGGCGGGCGGGAAGGGCCCCAGGGAAGAGAAGATGCCGGAGGTGAAGTCATCCGAGATCGCCTCGCACTTCATACACGCCTTGAGCATCATCCTCCTCCTGATCGCGCTTCTCCTCCTGATATCGTTTTTGGGCAAAAGGATATTTTCGTATCTCTCTTCCGTACGTAAGAGCCGGCCTGCCATGACCAGCCCGGCCGTCCTCCCCGGGAAAGGGAAGGCGGTGAAGACGAGGCAGGTTATAACGCCGGTCAGGAGCAAAACCGCGGCCAAGGCAAAGCCCGCCCAGCAGGCCCCGGCGCCGGCCAGGAGCCCTGCCGCGGTACAGACGGCCGTTAAGAGCGGGCCGTTCAGGTTGACCATTAAGGTGAACAAGGCCGTAATGGTGGAGCTGAAGCGGGACGGAGAGGTCCTATTCAAGAGGCTGCTTTCGAAGGGCACAGTAGAGACATTCTCCGCAAATAATAAGATAGAGATCTACGTAGCGAACGGGGAGGCGATAGAGCTGATCCTGGACGATAAGTCGTGGGGGTCGCCCCGCAAGGGTGTGATAAAGAACCTTGAAGTGACATCGCAGGGTATCAGGATACGCTAATATCGATGGCCAAAGTAGGGATCGTCAGTTTAGGATGCCCGAGGAACCTTGTCGATTCTGAAGTGATGGTCGGTTCTTTGAAAAGGGCCGGATTCGAGCTGACAGATATCGAAAATGGGGTCGACATATGCCTTGTTAACACATGCTCGTTCATCGACTCCGCGCGGGAAGAATCTATAGACGCGATACTCCAGGCCGCATCCCTTAAGAGAGATGGTAAGATAAGGCATATGGTGGTCGCGGGGTGTCTTGCGCAGCTCGGGAAAAAAGAGCTTCTTAAGGATATCCCCGAGATCGACCTCCTCATAGGCACGAACGATTTTCACCGGATAGGAGAACTGGTAAAGGGGCTGGGGCACGGCGTCTCCTGCGCCGTATCGCGGAAGCTCGACCACCTCTATACGGAGGACTCGCCCCGCTCGCTGCTTACCCCGAAACATTACGCATATGTCAAGATAGCGGAAGGATGTGACAATAGCTGCAGCTATTGTATCATATCGCGCCTCAGGGGCTCTTTCAGGAGCAGGCCGATGGCATCCATAGCCGGAGAGATAAAGCGGTTATCGGCCGGCGGGGACCTGAGGGAGATAGATCTGATAGCGCAGGATACGACGCTCTTCGGCCGGGACAGGCCGGGTAAAGAAACCCTGCCGGCCCTGCTCAGGACCATATGCCGGATGAGGACGTCCGTGGGATGGATACGTCTCCTCTACACACACCCGGCGCATTATTCCGACGACCTCATAGATACGATCGCGCATGAAGGGAAGATCTGTAAATACCTCGATATACCGGTACAGCATGTAAGCGACAGCATATTGAAACGGATGAACCGTCATACGACGAAGAAGGCGATCATCGGCCTTCTGGAAAAGATAAGAAAGAACGTAAGAGGAGTAACGCTCAGGACTTCCATAATAACGGGATTCCCGGGCGAGACGGAAGAAGAGTTCAGGGAACTCATCGATTTCGTAAAGCGGATGAGGTTCGAGCGGCTCGGCGTATTCATATATTCGCGTGAGGACGGGACGAGGGCGGCAGGGTTCCGCGGCCAGGTCCCCGAGAAGGTCAAGATGGAAAGATATGATGAGCTGATGAAGACGCAGAAGGCCATATCGGCAGAGTTGAACAGGTCTTTCCTGGGAGAGACGATAAAGGTATTGGTCGACGAGAAGATATCCGGGGAGAAGGACAGGTTCCTCGGCCGTTCCGAGGGTGACGCACCCGAGGTAGACGGCGCCGTATATATTACGGGCAAGGGCCTCAGGGTGGGAGATTTCTGCCGTGTCAGGATCACCGACACGCTCGAGTACGACCTTGTAGGAGAATCCGTATGACCGGGGGGAGGGAAGTGACCGCACCATGAACTTACCCAATAAGCTGACCATATCACGGATAGCGCTGACGGTCATATTCATGTTCTTCCTATTTGCGAACGGCCTGCTGGCTAAAACGTTTGCGCTTATGGTCTTTTTGGCCGCGTCCCTCACCGACCTCCTGGACGGGTATTTTGCAAAGCGGGACAACCAGATAACCGACTTCGGGAGGCTGATGGACCCGATAGCGGACAAGATACTGGTCCTCTCCGCCTTCCTGGCGTTCGTAGAGATGGAACTTGTACCGGCCTGGATGGTCGTGGTCATAATCTTCAGGGAAGTGGCGGTGACGGGCCTGCGGGTCCTGGCGCTGACGAAGGGCAGGGTCATACAGTCCGACGACGGCGGGAAGCATAAGACCGTCTCGCAGTTCGCCGCGATATTCGCCATACTCCTCTTCCTGATATTCAGGGAGGCGGGTATGAAGGTCTTTGAATTCTGGAGTGACCGTACCGAGGTCCTGTACAAAAATACGATATTTGCGCTTATGTGCATCACCGTGGTATTGACGCTTATAAGCGGCGTATCGTATCTGGTAAAGAACAGGGAGGTCTACACCAATGAAAAGACACATTAAGCTGATAACGAGTTTCTTCTATATAGGCCATTCACCGGTCATGCCCGGGACGCTCGGAAGCATCGCGGGGCTTATCGTATACTTCGTGGTGAATAAGAGCATACTCCTGTACGGCTACTCCATAGCGTTTCTCTTCATGCTGGGGATGATATTCTCGGCGGAAGCCGAACGCATATATAAACGCAAAGATGCCCGCATGATAGTCATAGACGAGGCGTGCGGCATGTTATTGGCCCTGTACCTGATACCTGCCAGGCCGGTGCTTATCCTGCTGGGATTTTTGTTATTCCGTATCTTCGATATAACGAAGCCGTTCCCGGCGAAGAGGGTGGAGAAGGTCTCCGGCGCATTCGGGGTGATGTTCGACGATATAATAGCGGCTCTATATACGAACCTTATCCTTCAGATGGTCTCCCGCCTGTTTCACATACTATAATATCAGCATATATAGAGTAAAGATAATATGGAATGGTTTGTGCATTTAGTTAAGGCATAAAAAAGTAACTTGTCTTATCAAAATTATATGGTATACTTTCATCGTTTATTATATTAAGAGATTAGCAACCCAGATTGTATCTAAATCATGCAAATGAAAAAGATAATTTACAAGATAATCTCGTCGATACTTATAGTGACATTCTTTGCGCAGGATATATTATGGGCAGATCCTGAGATCATAAAGGATGGCTATTCTCTGCAGGTACAGTCGAAATTCCTTCCTTCGAACCCCGAGATATTCCATAAAGGGCTGATAGAGATCCCGCTTAAATATATCATCGAGAGCACCGATATAGGGACGTTCAACCTGCGCCTTATGCCGCGCGTCTATGAAGGCGTTGAGGTCATACTCGATTTCAGCCCTGCCGATCTTTCGATAGGCAAAAGTACCGGAAAATATAAAGACGGCGACAACTGGATAGTGCCTTGTTTCGTCGGGGATGTAGAGGGGCGGTATACATGGGCATATGAGGCGGTCGTCGCGCCTGACAGGTCCTTCGAGGTGAAGAGGGCCCCGGAACGCGCTCATCCGCCCGCGGCCGATAACGATCTTGATGAAGATGCCGAAGCATGGCTGGGGACGACCTTTGTGTATATGATGCTGGACGTCTCTAAATTGCCGGCCGGGCAGGATGAAGTGGCGCAGGAGTTACTGGGGATATTGGATGAGGAGACGTCAGCGGGGATAGGTTCGGAGGAACGGAAAGACGCGATCCGGGCGCGGCTCGCCGGCCATTTCTACGCACGGCGTACGGAGATAGAAGAGCGTCTTTACGGCCCCGTAAGGAAGGATCTGCGCGATAGGGCCGGCAGTATCGCTTCCGGGCTCGAGGGTGAAGGACCGGACGCCATCGATCGGGCCGGCCGGTTCCTGGCCGAATACGACGCGCTCGACGCCTCCGTTAAGACGCCGGGGCTGGACCGTCAAGTAGAGTCGCTCCGGATGCTTCTCAACTCTGCGATACAGAGAGAAGAGCGCGCCGAACGGTTAAAGGAGGTCCTCAAAAAGGTTTCGCGTGAGGATATCCTCGTAGTAGTGCGGCAATCAGGAAGCGAAATCGGCGAGAGGATGGGACGCAGGAAGCTTGCTAAACTTGCGCGGCGCTTTGGCATTACGCCCGGCGACATTTTTCGCGCGGCCAATCATTATCTTATCCAAGACGCCGACGCCATACTGGAACGATTAAGGGCTCCGACAGACGAGACGATCGCCGGGGCCCGGGACTTTATGAAAGAGATGTCGGGCATGCCGTTCTCTGTAGAGGATCCCGAGCTGTCGAGGCGTTTTATTAATATACGCCGGATCCTCGGCGATTTTGCCGAGATGGAACGGCGGCGTGAGGAAGAGGCCGTGAACGCCGAACGGAGGCAGAGAGCGCTTGAGGAAAAGTTGCGGGAAGACGCCCGCCGGGCCGCGCACATCGAGGATCTCAAGCTGGCCATATCCATTGGATCTCTTACCGGAGCTCTTACTTCAACCGGAGGTGACCTGGCCAGGACGGCGAAAGAATTGAAGAGTACGGTACCCGACATCATGCTGCTGGTAGATTCATACGGATTGAATGACGCGCTTGAAGCGATCAGGACACGGGCCAGGGCGGAGAGCGAAACAAGAGAGAGGGAGGATACCAG
This DNA window, taken from Candidatus Omnitrophota bacterium, encodes the following:
- a CDS encoding DNA translocase FtsK, translated to MDKTRWNEIQAVLLFAVAVLIFISLITFDFSDLQLFTSTPNYPVRNFAGLFGAYLGAVLFFVMGLSAYIIPVLVLTWALARFSGITPQKLYFKIFGTFFLVMASSAIFSIIGRGDNAFRFRLGGTVGLVFSDFLIKYLGRGGAFVVIIVLFLLSILLATEFLLIPFLSGLFKRARSLPSGIKERIMEEREAVTMKIKRPSGPPQLKEKRDEDAPPLKKPAFSPAEAIRKKLMPQPERPAPVRAKAAVEARRIDPSGYKLPGLDILESPPPIENRKIKEDFQENATILEETLRDFDIEAKVVNYNRGPVITRYELEPAPGVKIHRITSLGDNIALAMKAQSVRIVAPIPGKGTIGVEVPNSASTLVYLKEILDSKEYRDSASKLKLGLGKDIAGTPVIADLSTMPHLLIAGATGSGKTVCVNALITSILYNSTPDEVKFIMIDPKRVELAVFNDLPHLLAPVVTDSKKVASVLEWLVGEMEGRYELFAKMTVRNIDLYNEKMAKSAGASSAEDAMKKLPYIVVIIDELADLMMIARQDVEGAITRLAQLSRAVGIHIILATQRPSVDVITGVIKANFPARISFKVASKVDSRTVLDMNGADKLLGRGDMLFVEPGASKPVRAQCSLIQDREIERITAFIKSQRGPSYAEGILENEKKGSFKKFDKDEVYEEAVKLILETRQASVSVLQRRLGLGYTRAARLIDMMEDEGIVGPYQGSKPRDILISIEEYQTKSGG
- a CDS encoding RodZ domain-containing protein encodes the protein MADEIGTSKRSMTTLGERLKGAREKRELTIDQVHKQTHIHSTVLRALEEGRCDDILTPTYVRSFLKKYAHHVGVDVKWVLDEYDLINSAKAGGKGPREEKMPEVKSSEIASHFIHALSIILLLIALLLLISFLGKRIFSYLSSVRKSRPAMTSPAVLPGKGKAVKTRQVITPVRSKTAAKAKPAQQAPAPARSPAAVQTAVKSGPFRLTIKVNKAVMVELKRDGEVLFKRLLSKGTVETFSANNKIEIYVANGEAIELILDDKSWGSPRKGVIKNLEVTSQGIRIR
- the rimO gene encoding 30S ribosomal protein S12 methylthiotransferase RimO — protein: MAKVGIVSLGCPRNLVDSEVMVGSLKRAGFELTDIENGVDICLVNTCSFIDSAREESIDAILQAASLKRDGKIRHMVVAGCLAQLGKKELLKDIPEIDLLIGTNDFHRIGELVKGLGHGVSCAVSRKLDHLYTEDSPRSLLTPKHYAYVKIAEGCDNSCSYCIISRLRGSFRSRPMASIAGEIKRLSAGGDLREIDLIAQDTTLFGRDRPGKETLPALLRTICRMRTSVGWIRLLYTHPAHYSDDLIDTIAHEGKICKYLDIPVQHVSDSILKRMNRHTTKKAIIGLLEKIRKNVRGVTLRTSIITGFPGETEEEFRELIDFVKRMRFERLGVFIYSREDGTRAAGFRGQVPEKVKMERYDELMKTQKAISAELNRSFLGETIKVLVDEKISGEKDRFLGRSEGDAPEVDGAVYITGKGLRVGDFCRVRITDTLEYDLVGESV
- the pgsA gene encoding CDP-diacylglycerol--glycerol-3-phosphate 3-phosphatidyltransferase, translated to MNLPNKLTISRIALTVIFMFFLFANGLLAKTFALMVFLAASLTDLLDGYFAKRDNQITDFGRLMDPIADKILVLSAFLAFVEMELVPAWMVVVIIFREVAVTGLRVLALTKGRVIQSDDGGKHKTVSQFAAIFAILLFLIFREAGMKVFEFWSDRTEVLYKNTIFALMCITVVLTLISGVSYLVKNREVYTNEKTH
- a CDS encoding phosphatidylglycerophosphatase A, with amino-acid sequence MKRHIKLITSFFYIGHSPVMPGTLGSIAGLIVYFVVNKSILLYGYSIAFLFMLGMIFSAEAERIYKRKDARMIVIDEACGMLLALYLIPARPVLILLGFLLFRIFDITKPFPAKRVEKVSGAFGVMFDDIIAALYTNLILQMVSRLFHIL